The Camelina sativa cultivar DH55 chromosome 16, Cs, whole genome shotgun sequence sequence GGTGGACTACCGGAACTGGATTGGTACAAGAGGTAAATGTTTTGTTCTCTATCAACCTTTCAAATGGTTCAAGTAATGGATCATCTATAATTGTGTTGCCTCTTCTTGTCAATTAACAGATATAAAATCGCCGTGGGTGCGGCTAAAGGAATCACGTATTTGCACCATGATTGTTGTCCACCAATCATTCACAGAGATATTAAGTCGAGCAACATCTTGCTTGATGGAGATTATGAGTCGAAAATCGCGGACTTTGGAGTTGCCAAAGTTGCAGACAAGGGATACGAATGGAGCTGTGTTGCTGGAACTCATGGCTATATGGCTCCAGGTGAGTTTTGCCTTTCTTTCAACTTTGTCTCATATGATGGTAACTGGAACTGATTCCTTGTTTTGTTGTGGTTGTGATGTGATGATGCTGTAGAGCTGGCTTACTCCTTCAAAGCGACAGAGAAGAGTGACGTTTACAGTTTCGGCGTGGTTCTTTTAGAGCTAGTTACAGGTCTCCGGCCTATGGAAGACAAGTTTGGAGAGGGGAAAGACATTGTTGACTATGTCTACTCTCAGATTCAACAAGATCGGAGGAACCTCCGAAACGTCTTGGACAAGCAAGTTTTGTCGTCTTACGTAGAAGAAAGCATGATTAGAGTTCTGAAGATGGGTCTTCTCTGCACTACAAAGCTCCCGAATCTCAGACCGAGCATGAGAGAGATCGTGAGAAAGCTTGACGACGCTGATCCCTGCGTTTCCAATTCTCTTGACAGAACAGGGAAGATTACGGTATAGGTTAGTTAATTAGTTATAATAGACGGGATAACTTGGTTACAAGTATGGGTTTGTTCAAAACACGAGAGAttagtttttcatatttataaatttgcaGTGAAATGTCAAGAGTTATCATAAAGAGACATGGATTAAGTATAAGTTCTTATATAAACATAATTCACATTACGACGTAAATGCAATCTCATCAATTGACGATTTCGATTCCAGTAAGAGGAAGTCCTTCATGCAACTGAAGAGCGAGGTCTCCAACAATCTACATTTTACAACAGTATAGTTTAGAATCCATATCCAACCAAATGCAGAAGATATATCAAAAAGAGTGGATCTTTCTTGGATAGTTTACCTTGGCCATGGACCTATATGAATATTCGGTAACCCCAGCGACGTGAGGTGTTATAATAACGTTTTTAAACTTCAAGATAGGATCGTTTGGATCAAATGGCTCAGACCATGCCACGTCAATTCCAAGGCCTCCTAGATGACCAGACTCCAGATTCTGGTAAGCTGATTCATAGTTTATTAAACCACCTCGGGCAATATTTACAAGAAAAGCACcctgaaacaacaaaagagacatCAGCAGTCATCAGTCAATTACAATCTAATCCAACTTGTTTCTTTTCATATATGAATAGCTCTTGGTAATCACCTTTTTCATTGAACATATGAACTTTTTGTTCACGATCTCCGCCTGAAAGTTATAAGATCATCATGCAGAAATTATATTCAATGTATATAGGCTATAGCCAAGAACAACTCTTGCATATAGAGCCATGTACTTGATAAGTTTATAATGAAGGAGAAGTGGAACCATTACCGTTTCTTTGTTGAGCCTCAAACAAACGACAACTATATCAGCTTTGCCCGCGAATGAGTAAATGTCTTCATGGCTACCTTTCTCATCAAGAAGACTGGCTGAAGATACAAGTTAACAAATTACTAGACCTCATGATTGGGTTTGTCAAGGCAAACAGAGGAGTTAACAGAGAGCCCATACAGTATGAGTCAGTGATAGAAGCAGGCCAGCTTCTTTTTGTGGCTATTACTCTCGATCCAAATGGCTTCAACCGTTTAGCCAGCTCTATTCCAATGTTTCCATATCCTAAGATAAAAACctgaataatagaaaaaaagaagaaaacattttttGAAGGGATACATACCAAAGATACCGAATGCAGATTTAAGACACTGACACACTGAGACTCACTGTTTTACCGAGAAGCGTGTCACCGGTTGGTTCTCCAAGTAGTCTGCTTCTCAGAGATACTTGCATTTCGTTCTGCAATAAAATAACATACCGTACGAATGAATTATAACTAAGAAAGCAATATCAGAACTAACACTTGGGGAATTAAGAGATATACTAATGGAACCATACAGAggcaaatcaaataaataagcCACCTGTTTCTTCAGAAGGCCCAGCATAAGATATATAGCCATTTCAGAACAAGATGCTGCATTTCCAGTACCCTCACTGGGAATTCTAGCCACCTTAATCCCATGTTTAGTTGCAGCATCAATGTCAACACCTGCCAGAAGTAAATTACAtgaaaaaaggtaaataaactACAGCTTTCTTTTGGTCCATCTATGAGGTATAATATACTTATGCTTAATCATGTATTAATAATGGATAAGAAAAGAGAGACAGATACCATCGAGACCAACACCATACTGCATAATAAGCTTCATCTTGCTCGCACGAGATATAACATATGAATCCATTTTCATCGTCATTGCCACACATATATGATAGTTCTTTATAACCTCAGGGACATCACGGTAATGGACAATATCGACCTATATGTAAAACCAAAccattaaaacataataaacaaCAACCATCTCATATAAGAACTAAATGGGCCTCTCAGTATATAATATGGAACGTTTCTTATAGGTTAGAATTAACAGGACAACTTATAAAGCAAGATACATGACTCTAGTTCCAATTGTGTTATACGTATAACGTATTTGTCAGCTAGTTAAAATTATTTTGCAGACTTTCGCATCTACGCTAGTAGCTACTGCACCAGACATATAAATCCGTTCAATAATACTAATAACTTGTTATAAGAAAGTTTTGGAATAAGGTTACaaagttttaaaccaaaactCAAACAGTAGACACTACACAACAGTAAACTAGTCTAGGAGagtaaagttttcaactttacTAATTTGGAGAGAACTTGGAAGAAATCTAAATAGTTCAAACCTGAACAAAAGGGTAAGGTTGCAAATATTCTCTGGTGAAATTACAGGCATCAGGAAAATAAGGACCGCAACATAGAACACGAGTTACATTCATCTCATTTGTCCCAACCATTCTATCAGGCTTACTTTGCCTGAACCAACATCACAAAACATCCAAATTGATGTAATAGATCTACAAATTCATAGTGAAGCCGTTAAGATTCGAGAACAGaggttgaatttttttgattcaCCTGGAGATAGAACGAGCCTGGAGAGTGTAGAGTAGCGAAGCGAAGCTTGAGTTCCTGTTTCGTAAGGTAGCTTTGGCGATATTGTACATAATCGTCATCACTCTCTCAGACACGCAATTTTGCAAACGCTAATTGTACTTTGATTAAgacttttacataatttcaatacGTTTTCCGTATAAATAGTTCATTACAATTTAACCCCAACATTTCATAAAATACCATATTAAATCCTAATgaaattgggaaaaaaaaaaaaacagaactggACCTCGTATGTTCGATTGTTCCGTAACGTAACgtttaaaaaaacgaaaacgaaGAATGCagaatgcagaaaaaaaaaaaattatgtacaagAGACGTTCTTAATAACCAATTTACACAGTATATGACGGAGTAGCATCGCCGGAACGAAGGTGATCCGACGAACGTTCACCAACGTTTNCGGGCAATATTTACAAGAAAAGCACcctgaaacaacaaaagagacatCAGCAGTCATCAGTCAATTACAATCTAATCCAACTTGTTTCTTTTCATATATGAATAGCTCTTGGTAATCACCTTTTTCATTGAACATATGAACTTTTTGTTCACGATCTCCGCCTGAAAGTTATAAGATCATCATGCAGAAATTATATTCAATGTATATAGGCTATAGCCAAGAACAACTCTTGCATATAGAGCCATGTACTTGATAAGTTTATAATGAAGGAGAAGTGGAACCATTACCGTTTCTTTGTTGAGCCTCAAACAAACGACAACTATATCAGCTTTGCCCGCGAATGAGTAAATGTCTTCATGGCTACCTTTCTCATCAAGAAGACTGGCTGAAGATACAAGTTAACAAATTACTAGACCTCATGATTGGGTTTGTCAAGGCAAACAGAGGAGTTAACAGAGAGCCCATACAGTATGAGTCAGTGATAGAAGCAGGCCAGCTTCTTTTTGTGGCTATTACTCTCGATCCAAATGGCTTCAACCGTTTAGCCAGCTCTATTCCAATGTTTCCATATCCTAAGATAAAAACctgaataatagaaaaaaagaagaaaacattttttGAAGGGATACATACCAAAGATACCGAATGCAGATTTAAGACACTGACACACTGAGACTCACTGTTTTACCGAGAAGCGTGTCACCGGTTGGTTCTCCAAGTAGTCTGCTTCTCAGAGATACTTGCATTTCGTTCTGCAATAAAATAACATACCGTACGAATGAATTATAACTAAGAAAGCAATATCAGAACTAACACTTGGGGAATTAAGAGATATACTAATGGAACCATACAGAggcaaatcaaataaataagcCACCTGTTTCTTCAGAAGGCCCAGCATAAGATATATAGCCATTTCAGAACAAGATGCTGCATTTCCAGTACCCTCACTGGGAATTCTAGCCACCTTAATCCCATGTTTAGTTGCAGCATCAATGTCAACACCTGCCAGAAGTAAATTACAtgaaaaaaggtaaataaactACAGCTTTCTTTTGGTCCATCTATGAGGTATAATATACTTATGCTTAATCATGTATTAATAATGGATAAGAAAAGAGAGACAGATACCATCGAGACCAACACCATACTGCATAATAAGCTTCATCTTGCTCGC is a genomic window containing:
- the LOC104751059 gene encoding uncharacterized protein LOC104751059 → MTIMYNIAKATLRNRNSSFASLLYTLQARSISRQSKPDRMVGTNEMNVTRVLCCGPYFPDACNFTREYLQPYPFVQVDIVHYRDVPEVIKNYHICVAMTMKMDSYVISRASKMKLIMQYGVGLDGVDIDAATKHGIKVARIPSEGTGNAASCSEMAIYLMLGLLKKQNEMQVSLRSRLLGEPTGDTLLGKTVFILGYGNIGIELAKRLKPFGSRVIATKRSWPASITDSYSSLLDEKGSHEDIYSFAGKADIVVVCLRLNKETAEIVNKKFICSMKKGAFLVNIARGGLINYESAYQNLESGHLGGLGIDVAWSEPFDPNDPILKFKNVIITPHVAGVTEYSYRSMAKIVGDLALQLHEGLPLTGIEIVN
- the LOC104753792 gene encoding uncharacterized protein LOC104753792, encoding MTIMYNIAKATLRNRNSSFASLLYTLQARSISRQSKPDRMVGTNEMNVTRVLCCGPYFPDACNFTREYLQPYPFVQVDIVHYRDVPEVIKNYHICVAMTMKMDSYVISRASKMKLIMQYGVGLDGVDIDAATKHGIKVARIPSEGTGNAASCSEMAIYLMLGLLKKQNEMQVSLRSRLLGEPTGDTLLGKTVFILGYGNIGIELAKRLKPFGSRVIATKRSWPASITDSYSSLLDEKGSHEDIYSFAGKADIVVVCLRLNKETAEIVNKKFICSMKKGAFLVNIARKRW